The Methanobacterium formicicum nucleotide sequence AGGTAGTCGTTATCCCTTACACAACTGATCCTATGCGTTACTCTTTTTTTCTAGTAGTTGTCTACAGATGATTCTATTATCAATGGAATATAAATCTTGTTGAAATCTATTAAACCTAGTATCTGGTAGATAAACTGCAATAAATGAACCAATTACTGAGCCTATTAAACCCATTTTGGCATGTAAAATCACTAAATAACGTTATTACAAAGGCAACTGCAAATCTAAGTAGTTGTCGTCCAATTCCTGATCTTCCTCGACCATTAAATGGTTCTAATTATTGATTTTAATGTTTCATTGAATAATGGACTGGATGAGTTTATTATACTAGAATCTGTGCTATTTTTTGAAAAATAACCAAACCTTACAATATAAAATTTACCATCTTTTTGGAACATATAATATTGTTGTAAATTATTAATTGTTTTTAAATCATTAGTGGTATTGAAAACAATATGTTTTTCATATAAAACTTCTACGCCTTCAATACCAATTTTACCTGCTTCCATATTGTTATTTTGGATTTCCTGATCATCATTAGCAAAATCAGCGTAATATAATATATTGAAAAATGTAATATAATATGTTGACAGCTTAATACTTTCTATATTTAAAATAAAAGTGTGGTTGTAGTCGTAGGGTATGATTTTTTTCTCTGGAACGTTTATCTTTTCCCATCCTGCTGGTACTTGGACTGGAGAATTTTCCAAAGTATTTGAACTGGAATTGTATTCTAAATATACTAATAATCCAGTGACACTTAAAACTGCTAATGCAGACACAAAGAAAACTGTTCTTTCAGATCTCATTTAACTCATATTAAAATAAGATTAAGATGTTAATAAATACTACTTAATACTCAAGATTTAAATTTAATATTATTTGTTGTAATAGTTAATAAATTGTCAAAAACAAATAATTATCAGAAATATATAAAAAATTAGCAACAATTAATATTTTAAAAAAGGATTTTATTTATGGACCAACTTAATATTATTAAAAGCTTTTATGAGTTAAACTAAACTTAAATATAAGTTAAAAATAAAAAATAAGAGGATATTATCCTCCAAAATATGCTGGATTATCCGTACATCACTCCGGTTTCCTTTCGTATTTCTTCGTCGCGTTCCATGCCTATGATCTTATCCACGGCATCCAGGAAGTCGTTCATAACCACGATTGGTCTTTCTTCCCTAATGGCAAACATACCTGCTTCAGTACAGATTGCTTTAAGATCAGCTCCGGATGCACCTTCACTGAGGTTGGAGACGAGGTCTATATCCACATCCTCTTCTAAATTCATATTCTTGGTGTGGATCTTGAGTATTTGTCTCCTACCATCTTCGTTAGGTATGGGAACTTCTATGAAACGGTCAAATCGTCCGGGCCTGAGCAGTGCAGGGTCCAGTATGTCCGGCCGGTTGGTGGCGGCCACTATGCCCACATCTCCCCTTCCTTCAAATCCATCCATCTCTGCTAAAAGCTGCATGAGTGTCCTTTGAACCTCACGGTCTCCACTGGTGGAGCTTTTAAGTCTTTTAGCCGCAATGGCATCTATTTCATCAATGAATATTATGCTGGGGGCTTTTTCCTTGGCCAGTTCAAAGACACCGCGCACCAGGCGGGCTCCTTCCCCAATGTATTTTTTCACGAATTCAGAGGCCACAATTTTGATGAAGGTAGCGTTGGTTTCGTGGGCCACGGCTTTAGCCAGTAAGGTTTTACCAGTACCAGGAGGGCCGTATAAAAGCACGCCTTTTGGTGGTTCTATTCCAATCTCCTTGAACAGTTCTGGTTTTTTAAGTGGTAATTCAACGGTCTCTTTGATCTCCACGATCTGTTCTTCGAGTCCGCCGATTTGTACATAACTTACATCTGGTTTTTCTTCAACTTCCATACCAGTTACGAGTGGGTCTTTTTCAGATGGTAAAACACTGACAATGCTGAATGTCTGCTGGTTCAGGGCTACTCTAGCTCCAGGTTCCAGTGACTTTTCATCTAAGAAACGAGAATAGCCAATTACAAAGTGGGGTCCAGTACTGCTTTTTACCACTACTTTACCCTCATCTAATACTTCGGTTACAGTGGCAATTACCAGGGGTGGTGAACGGAACCTTTCAATTTCTCCACGCAGGGATTTCACTTCACGGTCCAGTCGCATCTTCTCGTTTTCAACCAGAAGCTTGTCTTTCTCCAGCTTCCTGACCTTCCACATTAGATTTCTTTTAGTCTTAGCATTATCCTCTTTCAGGATTTTTATCTCTTTTTTAAGGTCTTCAATCTTTTTTAAGATGTTCTGTGATGTTTTTTCCATCTTACAAGTTCACTCCTCAAAGGTTGGTGAAAAATAATATCACTTTATATAGATATTATTTATTGGGTTTATGGTCCCTAATAATATTTAAGTATTGAGGTGTCCAAGTATATACCAATAAAATTAGTTTAGATGACTGATTTGGTTAATGAAAAGAAGTCATTTAAACCCAATTATAATACCCTATTATAGTTGGTCAATTACTCAATTATTCTACCAATTAAAACTAAGGGATCAGCATGAGATGTGAAATATGCGGAAAAAAGGTTATTGGAAAACCAATTCGAACGAAAATTGATAATTCCATAATGTTAACCTGTAACGATTGCTCAAAATTTGGTAAAGTACAGAGAGAACCCCCCCAACCCCAGCGACCGGGTAGGGCTCCAGCAGGTCGGCGACGATCATATCGTTCTCAGGAACCAACCCAAGAGGTAGTGGAGGATTTCCACAAGCTAATACGGGAAGCCCGGGAGAAAAAGGGCTGGTCCAGAGAAGAGCTGGGTGAAAAGATATACGAAAAGGTTTCAGTGATAAACCGTTTAGAATCCGGGAAAATGGTACCTGACCTGAAGCTGGCCCGGAAAATGGAAAAAATTCTAAAGATAACTCTCCTGGAAAAAACAGATCAAGCCCAGATGGATGACTTGAATGCAGCCCATATGCGCAAAGCTACCATTGGTGACATTGCCCGGATAAAGAAAGGATAGTGAGGAGGTATGATAGATTTCTATCAATCTTAACTCATTATTTTTTTAAAAACTATTTTTCATTATTTTTTCACAATTACTGACCATTTGGATTATTAACCGAGCCTATAATCCTTAAAACTATTTAGGGTCTTAGATTTTTCTTGTTGA carries:
- a CDS encoding proteasome-activating nucleotidase; this encodes MEKTSQNILKKIEDLKKEIKILKEDNAKTKRNLMWKVRKLEKDKLLVENEKMRLDREVKSLRGEIERFRSPPLVIATVTEVLDEGKVVVKSSTGPHFVIGYSRFLDEKSLEPGARVALNQQTFSIVSVLPSEKDPLVTGMEVEEKPDVSYVQIGGLEEQIVEIKETVELPLKKPELFKEIGIEPPKGVLLYGPPGTGKTLLAKAVAHETNATFIKIVASEFVKKYIGEGARLVRGVFELAKEKAPSIIFIDEIDAIAAKRLKSSTSGDREVQRTLMQLLAEMDGFEGRGDVGIVAATNRPDILDPALLRPGRFDRFIEVPIPNEDGRRQILKIHTKNMNLEEDVDIDLVSNLSEGASGADLKAICTEAGMFAIREERPIVVMNDFLDAVDKIIGMERDEEIRKETGVMYG
- a CDS encoding multiprotein bridging factor aMBF1, whose protein sequence is MRCEICGKKVIGKPIRTKIDNSIMLTCNDCSKFGKVQREPPQPQRPGRAPAGRRRSYRSQEPTQEVVEDFHKLIREAREKKGWSREELGEKIYEKVSVINRLESGKMVPDLKLARKMEKILKITLLEKTDQAQMDDLNAAHMRKATIGDIARIKKG